TGTTAAAtgactttgatttttaattaatattttgcttaatatttatatttataaaatagcaaatgctttttcctttacaaaattagtaaattttcaaaaataaatataaatgtttaacaaatgcATTCATTGATTATTTGGTATGCATGTGTGTATGTGTATAAATTTGAGAACAATAACAGTTGCAACATTTATGAActtgtaaaaaatgtaaatgaaacttaaaaaatgtatttaaaataacaaaataacaaaatcactaactaaaacaaaaaaagaaacacaaaaaaaacaagaataatatatgtatgcatgttcTTTAGGAAACAATTTTGAGTATCAGTTTGTAGAAGGAGGGCATTCAGTATCAGAAATGAAGTTGGGGTGaagtgatttatatttttttaggcATCCAATTTGCTTTGCTGATTTGTGGTGGAAGGGGTAaatagtcaaaaaaaaaatatatagcaaaagaaaaagaaacaaatagtTAAATCACTGCTGGGCTATAGAAAGTAatgaaaagtaaaagaaaaagtatataaattatttaagccACCTGTATGTAGGAGAAATGATTCTTGTAACTGCGTCGCCGGTAGTAAATCATGACAACATAGGAAAGGAACAACATAATTGTTATAATAGCAACTAAAATGCCTGGAATGAAGAAAAAGAAGACAGAAAAATAggaattgtaaattattttttataaattctgtAATAGATATTAAATGAGTTGATTTGAATTATTCTATAaaactacctcgatttttttaaatattttttaatatatcgctcatttgctgcaaaaaaaagtcgtttcgagaagttatctattgtacaaatgttttaaaataaaagctaaacaacaAATTCCGCATTTGTAAGTCATACACCTAATACTTAGATAATATttatatcaaatgatagatattacaTGGCCTTTTCAACGCCATTGactttaaaaacacaatttccacaacaaatataaaatggataaattttagataattttaatacaaatgagTGGAAACTAAATGACAAAAACAAACTTGAAACAACGCAAACTTTATTTCTACCCCGATTGCTTTTGTCCCCCGTTTGTCTACAACTAAAGATTCGGCAAATCAATTCCACTTATTTTTCCAAGCTATATGTTACcgcaacatttttttatcaGTAACATTTTTTCATGTCAACATATagcagcaacattttttcttagcaacatgttgctgcgacatttcatttaaacatactgcagtaaaaattttttcttatcaacatgttgctgcaacatttccTTTATCAACATGTTGCTCCAACATTTCTCTTAGCAACATGTATCTGCAACATATCACTTAGCAACATATTGCTGCAACATTTCCCTTAGCAACATGTTACTGCAACATtttttcttagcaacatgttgctgcaacattttttcttagcaacatgttgctgcaacatttttagcaacatgttgctgcaacatttttttagcaacatgttgctgcaacatttttttagcaacatgttgctgcaatatttcctttagcaacatgttgctgcaacatttcctttagcaacatgttgctgcaacatttcctttagcaacatgttgctgcaacatttttacttaacaagctgctataacaattttttcttagcaacatgttgctgcaacatttcgTAACTCAGCCATTTTTGGACTTTTATATACTCAACAAATGAGTCTGTAAATTATTATGGaactttggaaagttgatttttaTAGACTTTGTTGAATTGAATTTATcgcaaataaatattgtaaaaactaCAAACAACATGAAAAACTGTGGTGGATATCGTTCAGTTTCAAAACGATAGATTTGAAAGAGTGTAATGGATTTTGTTcgttttgaagtataatttattaaatattgtgtTATTATTTGCTTTCAAAATACAGTCCAAATGACAAATATCaagtaatataaaataagtttgTGATAAAATGTGATCAAAATGTATGTTTATGTTTATATACGAAAGTAATaaattcatcataaaatttttcggtttcaaaacaatttgtttcgaaaatCGATTATTAAAACTTACCCATAGCTGTGCCAATATTAGCTTCTTCATAAGTCATCATTAGAGTGGAAAGTTTGCATTCACTTTCCCAGTCTTTTGGTAAAATATCACTGTATAtagtaaacattttattgaggGGACAAGCCACACCACAGTCTGGTATAAACAAAGGTACTGGCTCAGCTGTGGTATTCTTATAGAATATGGAAACATAAGGTTGTAATTTGTCATCCAAGCGTAATTCCAACATTATGCAAGCAATATAAGGAGGACTATGTacctaaaattcaaaaattaacaaattgtttaatatgTATATCATGTGATTCATAGaacattaaattaaacttaCATCATATAATTTCAAGGTATTCAAAACATTGGCTACTGTTGTGTCATGGGCCGAGTAAACCCACAAAGAACGATTTGGATTAAGTTTGCCTTTTGATTTGTCAACAAATCTTTCCAGCATTTCTTTGATCAGAGGACCCGTCTTTAGGCGTGCCATTTGTCGCGTGTATGTATTAATGGAAAATGTAAAATCCGATATATAGGTCATATCGGTGCTGGGATAAACTTTTTTCGTCCATTCAGGCAGAGTTTTGTTGTAAAGTTCCTCTATGAAGAATGTGTTATTAATACGTTGTACTGCTTCTAGAGAATCGATTTTTATGCCAGCATATTTTGAGAGATAATTGTAGAGATAGGCGTAACGATCGTTAAGGGTTTGCATTTCAGGTGAATCTTTTAAAGCGGACAGGGCATACTCGAAAGCTGGACAAGCGGCTTTGCCGGCAAGAACCTGAAATGAGGTCATaaggaattttgtaaattttgatttttttttctatatgttTATACATACCGCATCCGTTTTTTCTGGCTGTGTATGCACTGGTATTGGCTGCCAATGTATGGCCGGATCCCAAACATCCTTCTTAATCGGTTCATAGAGGCCAGCCAAATTCGACAAAGCACTCATTAGGGTACGATCAACATCAGTTGAACGCACATAAATTTCATCCTTGTTATAGGTGTCACTTAAAAGGCTGCTATAACGTTTACGCAGCCATTGTCCCAAGTGATAATGCTGTTGTTTGCCAATCTgaaatttttgtaacaaaacaaatatgtataaaatatttcaatatacattagaaacaacaaataatattgtatataaagAACACGCTTACACActcataaaatacaaataaacatgtttttatCAGGAATTATTGACCAAAGACAAACAAAAACGGCGTCgtctatttttaaaatgatctatAAATTATGTTGAACTGTTGTTCCATTGTCTGTTCAacgaaacatttaaattgatttatttaccacgtaaagagattattttaaatgataaaGACAAAATAATTGTTGAAATTGTTTGTTGACTTTTAAGAGGAAATTGTGGTAGGTAAGTTCAATAAGTAAGATGGCTGAAATTTGGAtgggaaatttgaaatttgtttttttcagaAACGCCCACTTTTGTTACTATATTTATTGATATTGTAActcttatttttttgcaaaattcttACAAAAACTGTACCtctatttaacaaatatttgttttaacttcCCAACTCTGTATCACTTGTACAGTCTTATTTAATTATGAACATAAAGACCACCACCATATAACCTTTTTTTCATCACGcgactttatttaatttaaaaacaataatttcttaTCGTTTAACTAAACAAACCCATAAATAGTagaacaaaattgaaaacagtttatttacatttgtatAGATAATAGATTGTATACATTTGCATCTTTTCTAATTATAAAACCGTATAAAATTATCatcaatattgttttaaatatagtttaCTTTACATTCATATTTAAACTACAATgaactaataaaaatatattgaagtagaaaacaataataacaataagagaaaaaaaacaagacaAAAGAAAAGATTATAAGTCACATGCAGTTGAGGGGGGCCGCCTGCTGATCTTCGgacttaattataattaaacataCAGTTTAATgatcacatacatatttacatgggTATGCAGGAAGAACTTTATGCGtgtattttgcaaatataaatattgctactatttctttaaaataaatcagTGTACAAGCATGTGTCAATTACATTTTGATAAGAAAGAaagtttgtaaaataaataataaatggtGACGGTTGCCGAAAAAtcattttcttaaattcaaGGAAATACAAATAAAGTATAAAATACCTTCAATATCTTATTCTAACGCAGTTGATATATTACTTTCAATTATATGTGCCAAAGTTAATGATTTGAATGTCCCACCACCATGATTATTaagcagtggtcggcataaagtGAACATGGAATATGAATTATAAAAACTTGTTATGGACATACTTTCTCTGTTATAATCCGGTCAGCCTTTTTTGTGGTTTTGGTTTCTTATTTGATAATTCGTATTGATCTCTTTGTTTACAGGTTAATACAGGCAGAGCATGACGCTCCTGGTGGTTGTGAATGACGACCActcttataaaaatatttaaggggCATAGAAGCAAAGTCAAAAACCTCAATTTTTGCAATGCAATCTAGTTTCATTTAATGAATGCAAATATGTACAGCTAATCTTACTATACTTTCCAAACATTTTATAGTTTTGCTTtcgaatttaacattttttcaaaatatttagttcATGTTAGAATAAATGTCTTCATTTTAGAGCTAATCAAATGTTGCAATGTCCATTTGGTTAAAACAAACATAGAAATCGCCAAATATCTTATCGTATTTCATCTCTAATATGAATTTGGTTCAAACTTGCTTCATATCTTCATTTAATTCTAATATACTGAGTAACAAAACTtacatataatataataaatatgtgaaGCTTTGGAGATCCAGGTTTTTGCTTCTATATAACTCATATGTTTGACATTCCGTTCTTTTATTTCCAACAGTTTCAATTGAGATGATTTATTGCttgattgatttatttatttattcctaTTATCTGCAGTATTAAATTTCTCCAGTGTTCTCTGTCCATAGCAATCTGTCTTCAATTTGAAACATCAAGAGCTTGTAAATCTTCTTCAATATCATTCTTACACATTTTAAATGATTATTTTATCTCTTTTCCTGCATTCCTCAGTCATTGCACAAAAACGTCTTAAGCATGTCTAAAATATTATCCATCGAAATCGCTGTCAAGGCTAGGATAGAATGGGATCTACTTTGGATATCTCCAATACGGTTTCAGTAGCAATTCCACTGGGGAACAGTTTATGCCTCAGCAATTTCTGTACCGATAAACTGATTTTCAATACAGGTAATCTATATATTTCCGCACATATCTCAACTATTCTCGAATCGATTTTGGTAAAAgtgtcaaaaaatatattttaaaaagtttagatATATGATGATTGCATTTATCTATTGATCAAGCATAAAACGTTGGTGAAATATCATTCCTTAATGAATATTCGGAGAACATAGTAGAGAGCGTTTAAACCGAGGTTTTAGTCAAAAAAGACTAAACAAGTTTATGTGAAAAACTGGTTTCTaatgaaaaaacttttaactatttaatggaaaaaagtttttaccgaaaaaaaaacggttttttgatacaaaaaaaatgttggtgaacattttttttattttttgaaaataaaaaaagagttttagtGAAAACAATTAAGAGTGTGCCAAATCTTGtacacccaccatcaatatgtgacaataaaatatttttgtgatataGGGATTATATGGGGGGTAGaaacaattatggaccgatcctcacaaagttggtagaaagatttaggttcatatgcAACGTGTTTATgttcaatttcatcacgatattaaatattcgacaattatgaatgttcaagtcattttctgatgGAGACCTTGTATGAGGACTATTTACAAATGTTgaccgattttcgccatactttcaGTATAATTTAACACAAAGGTACCATTGCTTGGACCTACGTGAGCTGCTATTCTTTTCGTTCATTTCTTGGCTGCCTGGAAACCTAACCttcagtataatttcagagtgaAATCGTGGGCCGATATTGCCAAAttatcaataccaaacaaaccttatcaacagagagtaatTTCAGCTATCTAGCTCCTTTATTTTGGGCCCTATCgttttttcaacagacagacggacggacatttctagatcgtcttagaatttcataagtaccca
The nucleotide sequence above comes from Calliphora vicina chromosome 1, idCalVici1.1, whole genome shotgun sequence. Encoded proteins:
- the Acph-1 gene encoding prostatic acid phosphatase isoform X2, with protein sequence MMVVVTATSSTSSMDVNSQATAVDLKGKLVFAHVLYRHGDRTPIEPYPTDPWRDLKYWPTGWGQLTNIGKQQHYHLGQWLRKRYSSLLSDTYNKDEIYVRSTDVDRTLMSALSNLAGLYEPIKKDVWDPAIHWQPIPVHTQPEKTDAVLAGKAACPAFEYALSALKDSPEMQTLNDRYAYLYNYLSKYAGIKIDSLEAVQRINNTFFIEELYNKTLPEWTKKVYPSTDMTYISDFTFSINTYTRQMARLKTGPLIKEMLERFVDKSKGKLNPNRSLWVYSAHDTTVANVLNTLKLYDVHSPPYIACIMLELRLDDKLQPYVSIFYKNTTAEPVPLFIPDCGVACPLNKMFTIYSDILPKDWESECKLSTLMMTYEEANIGTAMGILVAIITIMLFLSYVVMIYYRRRSYKNHFSYIQQSKLDA
- the Acph-1 gene encoding prostatic acid phosphatase isoform X3 yields the protein MMVVVTATSSTSSMDVNSQATAVDLKGKLVFAHVLYRHGDRTPIEPYPTDPWRDLKYWPTGWGQLTNIGKQQHYHLGQWLRKRYSSLLSDTYNKDEIYVRSTDVDRTLMSALSNLAGLYEPIKKDVWDPAIHWQPIPVHTQPEKTDAVLAGKAACPAFEYALSALKDSPEMQTLNDRYAYLYNYLSKYAGIKIDSLEAVQRINNTFFIEELYNKTLPEWTKKVYPSTDMTYISDFTFSINTYTRQMARLKTGPLIKEMLERFVDKSKGKLNPNRSLWVYSAHDTTVANVLNTLKLYDVHSPPYIACIMLELRLDDKLQPYVSIFYKNTTAEPVPLFIPDCGVACPLNKMFTIYSDILPKDWESECKLSTLMMTYEEANIGTAMGILVAIITIMLFLSYVVMIYYRRRSYKNHFSYIQVA
- the Acph-1 gene encoding prostatic acid phosphatase isoform X1 produces the protein MSNQIYLTSTTSTTNITKFHNCWWCVKKCALALLLLVLLANMMVVVTATSSTSSMDVNSQATAVDLKGKLVFAHVLYRHGDRTPIEPYPTDPWRDLKYWPTGWGQLTNIGKQQHYHLGQWLRKRYSSLLSDTYNKDEIYVRSTDVDRTLMSALSNLAGLYEPIKKDVWDPAIHWQPIPVHTQPEKTDAVLAGKAACPAFEYALSALKDSPEMQTLNDRYAYLYNYLSKYAGIKIDSLEAVQRINNTFFIEELYNKTLPEWTKKVYPSTDMTYISDFTFSINTYTRQMARLKTGPLIKEMLERFVDKSKGKLNPNRSLWVYSAHDTTVANVLNTLKLYDVHSPPYIACIMLELRLDDKLQPYVSIFYKNTTAEPVPLFIPDCGVACPLNKMFTIYSDILPKDWESECKLSTLMMTYEEANIGTAMGILVAIITIMLFLSYVVMIYYRRRSYKNHFSYIQPSGQDSNNKEKTPLLAQRMPAKRSSSEGPHLRRKK